TTAGAATTACTACGAACGAGACTCGGAAAACTAAATAGAGCATTTTTAAACTTTTCTGGAGCAATTTCAATTTCCTCTAAAATATACGTATACCCTTTTACATTTTCTTGATTGTTAGTAACATACAAAGATAGTTTACCTGGTCTTTTTATTTCATTATACGGTGGAAAATTACTAGTTTGCTTAATAATACGCTCCGAAAATGCTTCTTTATCTACTTTATCAACAAGTGTTTTATATATCTTTTGGTTGGTTGTACTAATAAAATAAAATACCAGTTCATCTTCAGAAGGACCATTCCAGTCAATTACTAAACGATTAAAAGAGATATCTGGTAGATTATGATCAGCAAATGAAAAGATGCTGCCAAATATCTTAATAGGAACTTCTGTAGGATAGAAGAACGTTACCCGATTGGAAGTAGTGATAAAATCATTTATTTGCTGTAAACTAGCTTTGGTGTTTACAGGTTCTAATGATTGTGGTTCCCAAGTTTTCATGGAATTAAATACTTTCTCAATGTTAAGCGGGGTCTCTGAACCAGTCAACGTTTCCCCACGACTATATAATATACGATAAGGCATCACTAAATCTTCTATCCTCTTTTTCTCCGCAATGGAGATATCAACTATTGGAGGAGTATCAATCGTATTGTAAGTTGGAGAATAGGTCCATATAGTAAAGGTTAGCGTCAAACTTAGCAGGATGAGCAAGAGTAAAATGACAGATTTTACTTGTTCGATATACTTCAATCCCACTCACCTTCCTCATCCTGTTCAATGTTAAGTGTGAAAAATACCGTTGTTCCAAGACCTTCTTCACTTTCTGCCCAAATGGAACCTCCATGTGCTTCAATCATTTCCCGGGCAATCGCTAATCCTAGACCAGTTCCTCCCATAGATCTTGCCCTAGCACGATCTACTCGATAAAAACGATCGAAAATACGCTCTACATTTTCAGAAGGTATTCCCATACCATCATCCGATATCATAACTTTCAACTCTTGGTCCTTCCCAACTATACCAAATCGTATATTTCCACCATCTGGTGAATACTTTAATGCATTAGAAATAATATTATCAATTACTTGCGTTAGTTTATCGGTGTCTATCTCTACATAGTATGGTACATCCGGAAGGATTCGATGAAAAGTTACATTTTGTGATTTAGATAACTCAAAACGATCAATGATTCGATTGAAAAATTGATTGAAATTCACAACATCACGATTTAATTCATAATCTCTACTATCCATTTTTGATAACTGAAGTAGATCATTTACTAGGCGAATCATTCGTTGTGTTTCTGTTTGGGTAACTTGTAGGAAGGATGGTGCAATTCCCTCGTCTTTCCAAGCTCCATCCGCAAGTGCTTCTAAATAACTACTCATGGTCGTAAGAGGCGTCCGCAATTCATGAGAAACATTTGCTACAAATTCTCTCCGTTCCATATCAATTTTCTCTTGTTCGGTATTGTCATGAAGAACTGCTATGAATCCATTCACAAAACCTGTTTCTTTTTGAATAACGGAGAAATTTACACGCAATATAAAAGGTCTTTCTTGTGTGCTAAAATCGAGTGTCATGGATTCCTTGGAGTGAATTAAGTCTTCAAATGATTGCGCCATGTCGATTCCTAATACAGAAATAATAGGACGATTTAAGACCATTTCTCTAGGAATACGGAGAAATTGAAGCGCTGGATCATTGATTAAAATAACTCTTCCTTTCCTGTCTGTTGCAATTACACCATCTGTCATATTGGTAAGAACAGAAGCAAGCTTTCTTCTTTCCGCTTCAGTCGTAGATTGGGCTTCCTGTAATCGATTGGTTAAATGGTTAAAGGCAATTGCAAGTTGACC
The nucleotide sequence above comes from Psychrobacillus glaciei. Encoded proteins:
- the walK gene encoding cell wall metabolism sensor histidine kinase WalK, with the translated sequence MQKVGYFKSIHVKIVFIYILLIIIAMQIIGLYFVKELEKTLKDNFQHAISDRVSLLEFSAREEILKTRAEGDETEEQSLHSILSGLDSDDIKEVRVIDSRYQILASSDINNQAIVGQRSMDDIVRRSITAETAFDNISLDQETRERIWILATPIVSKGEVIGSLYIESNIENVFVQMNEINQILAGGTAVALAITIVLGILIAQTITRPISDMRKQAQAMAKGNFSRKVRVYGDDEIGQLAIAFNHLTNRLQEAQSTTEAERRKLASVLTNMTDGVIATDRKGRVILINDPALQFLRIPREMVLNRPIISVLGIDMAQSFEDLIHSKESMTLDFSTQERPFILRVNFSVIQKETGFVNGFIAVLHDNTEQEKIDMERREFVANVSHELRTPLTTMSSYLEALADGAWKDEGIAPSFLQVTQTETQRMIRLVNDLLQLSKMDSRDYELNRDVVNFNQFFNRIIDRFELSKSQNVTFHRILPDVPYYVEIDTDKLTQVIDNIISNALKYSPDGGNIRFGIVGKDQELKVMISDDGMGIPSENVERIFDRFYRVDRARARSMGGTGLGLAIAREMIEAHGGSIWAESEEGLGTTVFFTLNIEQDEEGEWD
- a CDS encoding YycH family regulatory protein; translated protein: MGLKYIEQVKSVILLLLILLSLTLTFTIWTYSPTYNTIDTPPIVDISIAEKKRIEDLVMPYRILYSRGETLTGSETPLNIEKVFNSMKTWEPQSLEPVNTKASLQQINDFITTSNRVTFFYPTEVPIKIFGSIFSFADHNLPDISFNRLVIDWNGPSEDELVFYFISTTNQKIYKTLVDKVDKEAFSERIIKQTSNFPPYNEIKRPGKLSLYVTNNQENVKGYTYILEEIEIAPEKFKNALFSFPSLVRSNSKGTREQQYTDDNALMTVNFLLKRLSYVHPASESQNSGNPTELIQHSLDFVNEHSGWTDEYRYNRINPATQQVSYQLYLKGVPVFSNDTSTEITQYWGMNRVYRYIRPYYTLNNSSPIKTRKIQLPSGQDTYDLISTIPDLKMSSVDDMVVGYYLSQDDQQLFLNLEPSWFYLSKGIWVRVSPELLGGGKFGLE